Genomic window (Primulina eburnea isolate SZY01 chromosome 8, ASM2296580v1, whole genome shotgun sequence):
acgactcctctgaaaggtgagatcttcaaaaatactcggtctcctacgtcaaataccaacggtctgcgtctaacattggcatatttggcatgtctgtcttgtgctgccttcattttcttttgaattagcttcactttttctgtcatatctctaatcatatctggtccaatctcaggaacttcagagatatcatcccaatagagaggggatctgcacttctttccgtacaacgctttgaatggtgccatctcaatgctcgtctgatagttgttgttgtacgaaaattcacaaagaggcaatgcatcttgccaattagtgctaaaatctagcactactgctctcagcatatcctccaatgtctggatagtccgctctgactgtccatcggtctgtggatgatatgcggtactcagatgtaacttcgtaccgagagcctactgcaaactctgccagaagtgcgaagtaaatcgaggatcacgatctgatacaatcgattTCGGCACttcatgcaatctgaccacttctctgacatagatatctgccatctggtcaaatctgtacgtcatcttgtacggaataaaacatgcggatttggtcaatctgtcaatcacaacccaaatcgcatcacaacctcgggaggaacgtggcaactgtgtcacaaaatccatggaaatgcgatcccatttccattcaggaatggacaagctctgtaataaacctcctggtttctttctttctgctttcacctgttggcaattcagacatttggaaacaaattctgcaatatcatttttcatttgtttccaccagaactgtcttttcaaatcattatacatctttctgcccccaggatgaatactaaatcgactgttgtgcacttctgacaatatctgtcgtctcaaatctaaaacattcggcacaaccagacgattattcacatacaagacgttgtcacgtacctgatattctgatcgatgtcctgttctaaccatcgatactgatttctgtacattctgatcacttcCCTGAGCTGCTTTAATCTTCATAATCAgttctggttctacttgcaccgtataaagtctcaacggtctataatctgtttcaaattctaatccagacaaacagcagtcttctatcaaatttgaaacaccaatcgtcgataaggataaagaacatacatttcgactcagtgcatcagctgctgcattagactgtcctggatagtatttgatttcacaatcaaaatctttaagcaaatcaagccatcttcgttgcctcatatttaattcggattgtgaaaacagatatttcaaactcttataatcagaatatatctcaaacttctccccgtaaagataatgtcgacatatctttaatgcaaagacaatggctgccaattctaagtcatgaattggataacgagtctcatgtggtttaagctgtcttgaggcataagctataacatgccctcgttgcatcagcacacatcccaaccctctgtgagaagcgtcgcaataaaccacaaaatcaccagtaccggatggaatagtcaacaccggtgcactggtcaacctcttcttcaactccagaaaactggtctcacattctgcataccaaacaaatggagcattcttctgagtcagctgagtaattggtttagctatactcgagaaatctttaatgaaacgacggtaatatcccgctaaacccatgaaactgcgaatttcgggcacggacgtcggtcttggccaagaaatcacggcttccactttactgggatccactgatatcccatctccggatataatatgacccagaaatactacctgtcttagccaaaactcacatttcgacagtttagcatataacttctcagcccttagaattcgcaacacagttcttagatgctcagcatgctcactcacattctttgaataaatcaaaatatcatcgatgaaaataatcacaaaatcatcgagatatttttggaatacacggttcatcaatcccatgaatacagctggaggattcgtcagaccaaacggcatgacaataaattcatagtgtccatacctggttctgaatgccgtctttgagatatcagaatctctgactctcaactgatgatatcccgatctcaaatcgatcttggaatatactgaaaaCCCTGCAACtaatcgaataaatcatctatacgagacaaatgatatttattctttaccgttgccttgttcagttgccgatagtcgatgcagagtctcatcgaaccatctttctttcttacgaatagtactggagcaccccaaggagaaacactcggtctgatgtaccccttggccagtaaatcttccagttgatccttcaattctttcaattcaactggtgccattctgtacggagctctagaaatcggtactgtacctggcatcagttcaatgctgaagtctatctctctaacttgGAGGTAATctcgggatctcatctgggaagacatcagcaaactcacgtaccactggcagatatgccaatgctggactcgacttcagtaaatctactgaatatacaaggaattcttctgctcctttctgtaacaatcgagtcatagataatacggatattaaaggaattctcgatctagaacccttaccgtaaaatttccactcttcagccatatctggtctaaatctcactatcttgtggaaacaatcaactgtcgctctgtacttggttagcatatcaatcccgataatacagtcaaagtcagacaacccaagtacgatgcaatctaaagcaatctcatgcccgtcatattgtagcatacaatgtttaaccgaattcacggatatcaaactcgtccccaaaggcgaagagacagacactacagtagctaaagactctacaggcaacgcatgacttaatgcaaatcgttcagaaataaatgtgtgtgaagcaccggtatcaatcagtacataagcacagtaaccacataaagaacagttacctgccacaacgtcatctggtgcttcctgggcctgctcctctgtcaaagcgaagactctggcctgctatctcggaggctgaccaactgtctggcttcctcctggcctctgctgttactgagctggcgctggctggaatgtatgaacagcagttgatcgtctctcagtctgtgctgctgatcccgatgactcggcctcCTGAGTTCTCtgcgaacctctctgtggacacactttagcaaagtgtcccggctgtttacagaagttgcaactaccagtcactccctggcattgctcagtagcatgtcttcctccgcaagtcttgcaataaactccagtgtaactctggctcggtctggaaccaccggagctggaagaactactgccagatttcttgaattgttttcccctggctttcaaaaattctttctttcctccactactgctgccacccaCAAATCTGGGAGGTGTTTGCTGTGGTCTTgatgctggaggcacaaatgaagcccctttctgtctcatcagaccggcttctgctcccttagctctgttcagagCGTCagtaaagttattcggtcgccctgtgttcaccaatgtgaaaatgtcggggttcaggccattgatgaactggtcagcagtagcttcttcgctgtcagccacatgtggagcaaagttcagcaaggaggagaactttgacacgtactcctctaagttcatctgtccttgctttagattggcaaactccgcccccttatccTTCCAGTACAACACTGGGAAAAattgttgataaaattcagttctaaaaatatcccaggtaatgttcgtacctctatgctccatggctatcttcctcgtaatccaccagtccttggcaacgtcgtgtaagtggtgtccaattaatttcaccctcttctcatctgtatactccaaggattcgaacagcatctctatatcatcaagccaactctcacactctacAGCGTTttctgtgcctttcaaggttggcggatgaaatgattgaaatcgtttcagtaacgtttccattggagtcggtgttacatccattggaggattggatgtacttccctgttctggtactcgtctcggaggcatatctaaaaatcaaatagattagtaacaagtacaacaattctgtttcaatcctcctctgatcatcttactgctgatctagaatcagtactgatccaatctcaataaaacatattatatcaaatcagataaacaagtaacatgtaataaagcagtaagacatgctagcatccaaaagcaggaaagaaaacctcaatctaccccgctcactagcctcttctatctcaatctaaaggatctatcgctctgataccacctgttgtgggaacccggacgctaatcaagttcttaatcgtcattggacAAATTAATCAGTTATAAAactgggtctaaattttttttaaaatgcgaaaggtaatggaatcaaactcctatacatatcagtataaaagtataaatctcaaacatcatacaataatttacatctcaggttcaacaactactatcaagtgttcaaaccctagctctagtccaagtccggtatcaccactctaatctcggtctgtcttcatctctgtgaccctgtacctgtcccacctgttgtcatgcacacatacaaacaagacaacagccggataactccggtgagatataaatatcccagtataaacaatgtattaaatgcaatcatataaaacatatacaaaagcataaacaaacatcaaaacatgtatctaatctgattacatgaattaatgactcgtgatctattcttctcttatctcaaatctagggatcccaatctaatttagactttggcatgctgtatcgagtgtctgagatagacgtcgatctacatctaaggctcttcgatacaccgtaagtctagagtcttatcggttctgagaaagactcggcggttctgccctagctaggatgtctgccctagactcggactctgactctgttctaagtcaatacattaacatatcaatctgataatttgcaaatatcaatgcaataaaataaagtatgtgatttagggaaactcaagtcaaacctaactcgagttgtgcaatcccgaatcaacatttatttatacctttcttgctgtcgatctgatacaatcaaagtcttgattcaaagtctgttaTTGtttaatctggcaatgacaatatcaatattctaatcaaatcacaacatctctgttttatcaaattctgacaatacaacagtacaatcttgcgatactgataatactatatcagtctatatcaattccaaacatttacaatcaaccaccatacaaatctgatatcaattctagtcaatttccttctgaaattcataacaattccatattcagtccgtttcttagtctgacttcgattctacgctgtctaacatgtcaagaacatcatatatgaattccattcaattctgaaaatatcataatttcaagacatgtcaaaacgtagtaaaacttacgtccacttgTAGTCTatgttgctaggaactcgataccgaagtcggattcaaaatcagacggacggatctttcaaaaaaggcgtaaggattttcacacAATTATTCTGACCTTTTCTCGTTCTTTCTCCTCCTTTATTCTGAAGGaacgatttatatatatatatatcaagtttgcaTGTAAACGAAACGTGGCTTCTTTTCTTGAAAttgggtcggcgctcgagcggtactaaactaccgctcgagcgcggcagtctCTGTCCAAGCACTCGGCATGATAtatcttggcgctcgggcggtccaaaactaccgcccgggcgccacatcctcTGCCCGAACATTTTCTTGTTGAACACTGGCACTCGGGCGGTCAataattaccgctcgggcgccaacagttctgtccCAAAAGTTGTGTAATTTATATGTttggccaatctggtctcgtaatagcccgtctataattatatcaattcaacttCAATAATCTTCGTTTAACGTGAtataaaatctagggcattacaccTGTTCATAACATAAGtgaaaaaaatgataattttgtagtgaaaaataatactttgaacATAGAAACAATATTTTCATGGATCCGATCGAAGATACATATTATGTAAAGAATATACTTCTAATTATATAATATGGATTACCTTAATCGAACAAGACGTTTATTATACACATATATTGACATATCAATCTAAAGTGTCATCGTAATTTAAAAGTTTTGAATTTTTGTAAAATTGACAGTGTATATTAACAATTACGCGATTTTGATGCTGTTAAATTTCTTAATTTAACAAATTATGTTTGGACGAGTAAAAATGAGATTTTGATTTGGTTTTGAAATTGGAATTTGATTTTAAATCCATAGATTTTAATTCTATTTTAatgtttgacaaaaaatttaaaattttatttaagaattGTATTTGACAGTTAAAAACAAtagtatttaatataaaaattatatatcacttactttttaaaaatatactgTTTATTAATAGCATTTATGTACATATTCATATATTGTTTTTTATGATATTGAAGAAAATTAATTTTAGAAAACAACAAGAAAAAACCATAttgtttaataaataattttttaaagaatTTTAACAAATATAGTTCACCACTAGGTTTTggaaaaatttgataaatttaattttaatataaaaaaataacttaTACAACTTTTTaagtatattttatttgatttttatataatttttaataaaatgtgAATTTATATTACATGATTTTaagaatataatattttattaagcttaaaaataatacaaaatttATGGCATAAACTATATTTGAAAGGATAATTGtgcttttcaaaaataaaaattaaaaaataaattgtattttaataaaattttgtagTTTTAAAAACAATAATTAAATCACTTTAACAATGTTTTTTCATGAATTTACCATAAgtattacaatttttttaaaaatatatatatatatataattttgtgagacgaatatctatCTCGACTCGATTCTttcataaatataatttttttaaattataatattcaaAAGCTTCGAAAAGGGTGCACAAGTACCGGTAAcgggaaaatattattttttatatattttatatgcaaAGACCTATGGCTTTATAATTTaacaataatattatttaattggaacaataatattatttaattatcataaaatatatattatgaaaATATATCAGACTTGCAAAATAGAGGCTTGGTGGTGTTTCCTTAAGACGAGCATTTGAAGATTAATACAGTCTACTctcgagagagagagagaatagAATGCGGGTCTAATTTCTAACTCCTCTGCATTTATAATTCGTTCCATatttaaaattgatttttcCAGAGGTAAATTGAGCTATCAAGTTTTATGGCttctgggtttttttttttaatttatatacagCGAGCGTTGGAGCGCAGTGACTGGCATGCAGACCAAAATCTCAGAGTAAAAGTTTGCTCTTTTCTGGGAATCTTTTAATCCTTCTGGTTGGTAAGTTTCTATGTTTGATTTTTCTCAATTTTTCCAGTTCTCATGCATTTTATGGGATTTGATCTGCCTCTAATTATTGGGAGAATTGATGTTTTTTTCCCTGCAGTTTTTGATTGATGCGCTTGTTAATTTGATGAGTTGCTGTTTTAGTTTGTATTAGATTCAATGGTGCATTTCACGCAAAGCTTTGGGTGTAGGAGTTTGTTTTGCTGCTTTGATTAAGggtttttttaaactttttttttttaattgttgaTTTCTTGATGGAGTGAATTTTAGGTTGTGGGTGTAGAAGAAAGGGGAGAAGGGGAAGAGTGTGAGGCTACTAAATAGTGGTTGAGAGAATGGGATCTCAAGGGGGTGGTGGTAGCAGCAGCAGCAATGGGGGAACCCCTGACCTTCAAGTTCAAAATCCGGACTCGAAATCCAACCCCTTGCTTAGCCAAGGGTCCCTGTACAATCTCACTCTTGATGAGGTGCAGAATCAATTGGGCGATCTGGGGAAACCTTTAATTAGCATGAATATTGATGAGCTTTTGAAGACCGTGTGGACAGTTGAGGCTAATAATAATCACGCTATAGGAGGCATTGATTATGGGCCACCTGGGCAGCAGCCTGAGTGTGGCTCGTCTTTGAACCGCCAGTCAAGCCTCACATTGTCCAGGGATCTGAGTAGAAAGACTGTTGATGAGGTGTGGCAGGATATTCAGCAAGGACAGAGAAGGAGTAGTCTGGATCGGAAAAGGACTCTCGGTGAAATGACTTTGGAGGATTTCTTGGTTAAGGCAGGAGTGGTTGTTGAATCATCTGCCGGGAAAAATAATTCAGCCCCGGTTTTTGGAGGAGTTGATGCGATTGGATTACCCCCACAAGCCCAATGGATGAATTATCAGATCCCATCTATTCCTATGCAGCAGATTCCTGCTTTCATGCGGAGCCAATCCGTTCAACAAACTGTTCCTCATTGTGGAAATCAGATAATGGATGCTGCATACCCGGAAACTCAAATAGCCATGCCTTCGTCCCCACGGTTGGGTACTTTGTCGGATACTCAGACTCCTGGACGAAAAAGGGTTGCACctggtgattttgttgaaaAGAGCGTTGAGAGGAGACAAAAGAGGATGATCAAGAACAGGGAATCAGCTGCTCGATCAAGAGCTAGGAAGCAGGTGTGTTTTTCCCGCAAAAACTATCTGACCCCTATTTTGTTGATTCTTCTTGTTGGCTACAGACACAAGTTGTCAACTTTTTTATGTGCACTGTGCAGGCTTACACCCATGAGCTGGAAAACAAGGTTTCACGTCTTGAGGAGGAGAATGAACGTCTCAAGAGACAAAAGGTTGCCTTTTTATCTCTATTCCCATTGTTTTCACCTACTTCTATAAATATTTTAGCATTTAATTGCAATTCCTTCTAATTAGAACATATGGATATAGAGTATCTACATAAATATTAAACATCTAACTTCATTTATGAAATATGATAATGAGAGATGCTACAGTGAGATGCTAAAACATTTAAGCAATTTCCCCATTTAGATATTTTAactattcaaattttatttgattAGGAAAGTTAAAATAACAGCCTACGTGCTTACTGTCTGGGACTCCGGGTTCTATCCTTTCTTATTAACTAAGCCAGAAATGAGAAAATTGACTTTTCCCCAATTACAATGAGATTTTGATTAAGAACCTGATTCAGATGTCAAGGAATATGCTTCCTATGTGGAGAGCCAGTAAGAACCATCAATTTCAAACTGTTAGCAGAATTTCATCATTGAAGTGTGCATCGATGTTACGAGGAAAAAATAGGAAATGTATGTCAACTTCCGAAACTATCAGGCATGCTATTTAGGTTCTATTAGCAAGAATCTGACGGCGTTTAGTTTATTCCTTCTTCTAGAGCTATGCCTTGAGCAACTAGGAGTCCTGTTGAGCTTCATCATCTTATCTGACTATAATGTAACTGAAACCAATTTGTATCATAATTAGGTGGAATCTGTTTAGATCCGCATTAGCCATTTCCATGCATAAAATATTTGGCAAAATAATACAACAGTATTCTTGCTCAAAAATTTGTTGTTGTGTTAGTTGGAAGAGAATCCACAGGGTTTTGATTTAAGTTTCTCTTTTAAGATGTCAGTTATGCTATGAATTGCTCCACTATTGGTTTTTGCCTTTCCAGGTTGGGTGAAAGTGGGATGGGAGTGGCGATGAGAGGGAAGGGTGCATAACCTTTTCTTTGAAAAAATGACAGTGGGAACATCTAAGTGGAGGGGTGCCATATTCTTTGAATCCATCATTCCTGTTTCCTAATGGGGTGGGAGGGAAGATGGAATGAATGCTCGAAAATGTACAAACCTAACCAACAAAATGTTGTA
Coding sequences:
- the LOC140839441 gene encoding ABSCISIC ACID-INSENSITIVE 5-like protein 2, translated to MGSQGGGGSSSSNGGTPDLQVQNPDSKSNPLLSQGSLYNLTLDEVQNQLGDLGKPLISMNIDELLKTVWTVEANNNHAIGGIDYGPPGQQPECGSSLNRQSSLTLSRDLSRKTVDEVWQDIQQGQRRSSLDRKRTLGEMTLEDFLVKAGVVVESSAGKNNSAPVFGGVDAIGLPPQAQWMNYQIPSIPMQQIPAFMRSQSVQQTVPHCGNQIMDAAYPETQIAMPSSPRLGTLSDTQTPGRKRVAPGDFVEKSVERRQKRMIKNRESAARSRARKQAYTHELENKVSRLEEENERLKRQKEWEKVLPSMPPPEPKYQLRRTSSAPI